Sequence from the Deltaproteobacteria bacterium genome:
GTATCGCGAAATCGAGCCCATGGGAACAGTGAAAGGCACAGGTCGATGGTAGTGGAATCTAGAGCGTAGACCGTAGCTTCCAAATCTACCCCGAATTCTTCGTGTGCATAGAGATCTTTGGCGGCAGCGATGAGTATTTGAGCGAAGTCGGCGTAGATGCGCCAGTCGCGATTTTCGTTTGCATCGGCCAAAGTACTCCGGGAAACCCGTGACCGAATCCCCATGTGATAGAGTTTCGGTTGGACCGCCCGCAGGCACACCTCGATGTCTCGCAGGCTTTCGCGGTAGGTCAGTTGGGCGAAGGCCATACAAAAAAACTGTTCCAGGCATGTGAACGCCCGGACCTTGAAATTGCCGCGATATCGGTTGACACACTTTCGGAATTCGTGAAGTGGGAGGTGATCCATTACCTGGGAGAAAACGATTCGTTCGGAGTTCATAGGCCATCCCCTCGACAGTGGAATGGCCGAATTGTACTAAAATTGAGGTCAAATCGATCACGATATTTAGGTAATTTAACATATTGAATTTATGTAATTAATAGCGCTTGTGAAAAAAAAACATATTGAATTTATGTAATTAATAGCGCTTGTGAAAAAAAATACCCGGACACTAGTGAGTAAAAATAAATTTTTAGTAAGCACTAACTAAATTAATTCTGTCGTCATAATAACGATAGAAAATTAATAAAAAACTATAAAATTACGCTTGACAATATGACCGGATCATGTGTAAGTTATTACTCATCTTATAAATAATAAGGAGGGGTAAAAGATGTACAAAAATTTAATGAAACTGGTTTTTTTAGTGGCTGTTGTTCTTGCTTTTTCGCTGGCTTCGACTGGCCTGGTTTTCGCGACTAACCCATATGCAGGGAAGTACGAAGGCACTTTTACCGGAGGTTATCAAGGTACCTGGACAGCCACCGTGGCTGACGATGGAAGCATCGCGGATTTAGAGGTAAGTCTTCTCCCGGGTACCAAGGGCGAAGGTTCGGTCAGCAAAGATGGTAAATGGAACGTTTTGCTTTCCGCCGATGTAGGTGAATTTAATTTCGACGGCCAGGTGGATAAAAACTTAAAAGTCAAAGGTTCCTGGGAAATGGGCGATTTTGAAGGTCAGGGCAAAAAATAATAATTTTTAAGCTGAAAACTTAACACAGACAAAACACCACTTAACCACAACGTAATCTAATATTAAGCTGAAAGGCGGGTGACCCCGACAACTTTCTGTTGTCGGGGTCACCTGCCCAAACATATCTATCGCAGCCATTAGAATTTGGAAAAAATTATCAAGAAAAGATTACTATGAGGCAGAGCGTGACCGAAGTACTTGCTATGGCATACCATTGATATTGTTGTAAAATTTTACCGCGAGGAGCATTGGCCTCGAAGCAATACCGAGATTTTCTAATCAGAACGTGTTTCGGCCATTCTTTCCAAGGCTTTTCCTGCACTCCGCAGACTCCTAGTCCTAAAAAGCTCCCTAAAAGCTCTCTTTTGACATCCCCTTGGGGTTCGGTTAAGATGCAGTCGTCTGCAAGGCGCAGGTATACCCTTAATGCCGTTAATTAAAGAAAAGTCAGATCCCAACCGCGGGTTGACAGCAGCCGCAGGTGTTTTGCTTTGTTTGCTGGCCGTGGTATTCATGTGGCTTCTGCTTTTCCGCTGAGCCATCATTACCGGGCAGTGCTTGGACGCAGGTGATGGCTCAATATTGGTTGACAGAGTAAATTTTTGTTGGTTACTATGCTTGAGAATCAACAGATAGGGTTTTCTTGTGTATTTTTGACGAGAAATCGTCATTATATGGCAGGCAAAGGCTTTTCAACACCTTGAATGACCTAAGGTGAGAGACCTCGCGGCGTACAAGAAACACTAAACAAGGTTGCATGCGCAACAACACATGACCGGAAAAAGAACCCTGTTATAGCTTCCAATAGATCGAAAAATTTTTTTTATCAGGTCAGACACGGGGTTATCAATGAGGCAAAGAATTATTTACACATTCCTGATTGTTCTCATTTCAGTCCTCATGTCCGCTGCTCCCGCACTGTCAGCCACCCGCGGCCTGCGTGTTATCAATGTGGTGACCAAAGAAGGGAAAAAGATTGGTCTCTATAAGGATTACCACGCCCTGGTTGTGGGCGTCAGCGATTACGAGTATTGGCCGAAGCTGCCTTATACCATAGATGACTGCAAAGAGGTGTCAGCCAAGCTGAGGGAGCTTGGCTTTCAGGTAAAGCAGGTGTTTGATCCCACGTCCCGGGAGCTGAAGACGGCCTTATCCGAGATGGTCTATAAAATGGGCCGGGAAGAGAATCGGGCTATTTTATTCTATTATGCGGGTCATGGTGAAACGGAAAAGTTGGCTGACAAGACGAATATGGGGTACATCGTTCCCAGGGACTGCCCGATGTTAAAGAACGATCCCATGGGTTTTGCCACGCACGCCGTCAGCATGAGGGATATAGAGTCGGCCTCCCTGAAGATCAGGGCCAGGCATGTGATTATGCTGTTTGATTCATGTTTTTCAGGCGCTCTGTTCGCCCTGGTGAGGGCGGTGCCTCATGATATTACCGAGAAGAGCCTGCTGCCGGTAAGGCAGTACATCACGGCCGGCCGGGAAGATGAACAGGTGCCGGATAAAAGCATATTTAAAAGGTGCTTGTTAGTTGGCCTGGATGGTGATGCGGATCTGACCGGTGACGGGTATATTACGGGGTCGGAACTGGGGATGTATCTCTCGGACAGGGTGGTCAATTACACGCACCGCATGCAGCACCCGCAATATGGCAAAATAAACAACCCGAATCTTGACAGGGGTGAATTTATTTTTGTACCCGCAAAAGCACGCCAGAAGCAGGCAAAACGGGGAGCAAAGGTTCAGGAGGAAGAAACCGCCATTGCTGAGGAACTCAAAAAGCTGAGGGAGGAACGGAAAAAGACTGAAGAGCTCATGCGGCAGATGAGGCAGCTTCTGGAAGCCAAGCTTAAGGTTGACGAGAAAGAAAAGGAAGTCCAGGCCGAGAAGCTGGATGTGGAGGAAAGGCTTAAACTGGCCAAAGAAGAACAGCAGCAGGATAAAAAGGCAAAGGATTCCAGGATAAAGGAACTGGAGATCAAGCGCATGGAAGCGGAAACAAAACACCAAAGGGAGGTGGAAGAAAAGAAGGCCCTGGAAGAAGAGCTGAAGCGGGTAAAGGCTGAAATGGAGAGATTGAAACAGCAGAAAGACTTGAATGCTAAAAAAGCCGACGAGCAGCGTTTGGCCTCCATCCCAAAAACCAAGATGGATGTTTTTCAAAGGGTAAGGCTTGGGCAAAGCCCTTTTGTGATCGATGATTTTGAAGACGAGGACCTGTGGGCCGTAAATTTTCATGACAATTGGCTGAAAAAAGCCGTGGGATCATCGGAAATACTTCTTACCGCGGACACCACTCAAGGAGCCAACAGCACTTCCTGCTCCATGAAAATGAAGTATGACCTGGGTGAAAATGCGATGGTTTTGGCCCTAATAGGCGGCAGAACCATTTCCAGGATCAAACAGATCAAGAAAAATAAGATAACTGCTTATGATTTCTCAAAATATAATAAATTCGTTTTCTATCTGAAAGGGGAGAAAAAGAAAGGCTTCTTTTCGAGGCCGCATAGAATCCACATAGTTTTTTCCTGTTATAATGAAGATCTGGCTAAATCGAATAAGTGGGTCAGTTATTATAACGAAGCTAAGATTGTACCGACTCTTGAATGGCAAAAAATTGAAATTTACTTTGACGATCTTGTGCCTTCCGCAGGGACGAAGAAAAACATCAAGAATTACCCGGAGAAGCCTGATCTACGCAATATTCTGAATATCCTTTTTCTTTTTACGAGCCATAGTTTTGATGGAGGCATGCCCGGTTCCAATACCGTGTGGATTGACGAGATACGGCTGGAATAATTCTTGATGATCAGCGGAAGTTTACGGCCCCTGACAACCTTGGGCCGCTTAGGTCAT
This genomic interval carries:
- a CDS encoding caspase family protein; this encodes MRQRIIYTFLIVLISVLMSAAPALSATRGLRVINVVTKEGKKIGLYKDYHALVVGVSDYEYWPKLPYTIDDCKEVSAKLRELGFQVKQVFDPTSRELKTALSEMVYKMGREENRAILFYYAGHGETEKLADKTNMGYIVPRDCPMLKNDPMGFATHAVSMRDIESASLKIRARHVIMLFDSCFSGALFALVRAVPHDITEKSLLPVRQYITAGREDEQVPDKSIFKRCLLVGLDGDADLTGDGYITGSELGMYLSDRVVNYTHRMQHPQYGKINNPNLDRGEFIFVPAKARQKQAKRGAKVQEEETAIAEELKKLREERKKTEELMRQMRQLLEAKLKVDEKEKEVQAEKLDVEERLKLAKEEQQQDKKAKDSRIKELEIKRMEAETKHQREVEEKKALEEELKRVKAEMERLKQQKDLNAKKADEQRLASIPKTKMDVFQRVRLGQSPFVIDDFEDEDLWAVNFHDNWLKKAVGSSEILLTADTTQGANSTSCSMKMKYDLGENAMVLALIGGRTISRIKQIKKNKITAYDFSKYNKFVFYLKGEKKKGFFSRPHRIHIVFSCYNEDLAKSNKWVSYYNEAKIVPTLEWQKIEIYFDDLVPSAGTKKNIKNYPEKPDLRNILNILFLFTSHSFDGGMPGSNTVWIDEIRLE